A single window of Pyrus communis chromosome 10, drPyrComm1.1, whole genome shotgun sequence DNA harbors:
- the LOC137748154 gene encoding large ribosomal subunit protein uL1c-like, giving the protein MATSTTPSSLMLTYASSYAHPQDLTPSLVSFQPKPLFKTFCLCPLALRPREIKPSKWANSEPHRVPTAALTAEAEVADDVDENEEVKGGDGSAAVAVSSKPKKGKAALLLKRDRTRSKRFLEIQKLKETKKEYALQPAIALLKEMTNTKFVETAEAHFRLNIDPKYNDQQLRATVNLPKGTGQTVRVAVLTQGERFDEAKNAGADLVGGDDLIQQIREGFMEFDKLIASPDMMPKVASLGKILGPRGLMPNPKAGTVTPNIPQAIAEFKQGKVEYRADKTGIVHLRFGKADFSEEDLLVNLLAAVKSVEANKPPGAKGVYWKSAHICSSMGPSIRLNIREMLDFKLPTNA; this is encoded by the exons ATGGCTACAAGCACCACACCCTCGTCCCTCATGCTAACGTACGCCTCCTCCTACGCGCACCCACAAGACCTCACTCCCTCCCTCGTCTCCTTCCAGCCCAAGCCGCTCTTCAAAACCTTCTGCCTCTGCCCGCTGGCTCTGAGGCCTCGCGAGATCAAACCAAGCAAATGGGCCAATTCCGAGCCTCACCGAGTGCCCACGGCGGCTCTTACGGCGGAGGCAGAGGTAGCTGATGATGTGGATGAGAACGAAGAAGTGAAAGGAGGTGATGGCtctgctgctgttgctgtttCTTCAAAGCCCAAGAAAGGGAAGGCTGCATTGCTTTTGAAGAGAGACAGA ACAAGGTCCAAAAGATTCTTGGAAAttcagaaattgaaggaaacCAAAAAAGAGTATGCGCTGCAGCCTGCCATTGCTTTACTGAAAGAAATGACGAATACGAAATTTGTAGAAACTGCTGAAGCCCATTTCCGCCTCAATATTGACCCAAAATATAACGACCAACAGCTAAGAGCAACT GTAAACCTGCCCAAGGGAACTGGACAGACTGTTAGAGTGGCTGTTCTTACTCAAG GTGAAAGGTTTGATGAAGCGAAAAATGCTGGAGCAGATTTGGTTGGTGGAGATGATTTGATACAACAGATAAGGGAAGGGTTCATGGAATTTGACAAGCTAATTGCTTCACCGGATATGATGCCTAAG GTTGCTAGCCTAGGAAAGATTCTAGGACCACGAGGGCTCATGCCAAACCCGAAAGCTGGTACTGTCACGCCTAATATTCCACAG GCCATAGCAGAATTCAAGCAGGGGAAAGTTGAATATAGAGCAGATAAAACTGGTATAGTTCATTTGCGTTTTGGAAAAGCTGACTTTTCTGAAGAAGACCTTCTCGTAAACTTGCTTGCAGCAGTT AAATCGGTAGAAGCAAATAAGCCACCAGGTGCAAAAGGTGTTTACTGGAAGAGTGCACACATATGCTCGTCGATGGGGCCTTCCATCCGGTTAAATATAAGGGAGATGCTCGATTTCAAACTTCCAACAAATGCTTGA